The following proteins are co-located in the Pyrococcus abyssi GE5 genome:
- the yciH gene encoding stress response translation initiation inhibitor YciH, with product MVPRIVNPLDEMLFKEVLKEQQRIRVYTERARYGKIKTIIEGIDEKEFDLEEIAKKLKAKLACGGTAKNGRIELQGDHRDRIKKLLAELGFSEDLIEVE from the coding sequence TTGGTGCCGAGGATAGTAAACCCGTTGGATGAAATGCTCTTTAAGGAGGTCCTCAAGGAGCAGCAGAGAATTAGGGTGTACACAGAGAGGGCAAGGTACGGAAAGATAAAGACAATAATCGAAGGAATAGACGAAAAAGAGTTCGATCTCGAGGAGATAGCAAAGAAGTTGAAGGCGAAGCTAGCATGCGGAGGAACGGCAAAGAACGGAAGGATAGAACTTCAGGGGGATCACAGAGACCGTATCAAGAAATTGTTGGCAGAACTTGGATTTTCAGAGGATCTCATAGAGGTAGAGTAA
- a CDS encoding 50S ribosomal protein L32e gives MDEKEFKRLLRVRARLKRKKPRFLRQEWWRYPKFKNDPKWRRPKGIDSKMRLKLKGKPRSPSIGWSSPRLVRGLHPSGYEEVLIHNVKELEKLDPKRQAARIAHTVGKKKRIEILKRAQELGIKVLNPQL, from the coding sequence ATGGACGAGAAGGAATTTAAGAGGCTCCTAAGGGTAAGGGCGAGGCTTAAGAGGAAGAAGCCAAGGTTCCTCAGGCAGGAGTGGTGGAGGTATCCAAAATTCAAGAACGATCCCAAGTGGAGGAGACCTAAGGGTATAGACAGCAAGATGAGGCTCAAGCTTAAGGGCAAGCCAAGATCTCCAAGCATTGGGTGGAGCTCTCCCAGGTTGGTGAGGGGCCTACATCCGAGCGGTTACGAGGAAGTTCTAATCCACAATGTCAAGGAACTAGAAAAGCTCGATCCAAAGAGGCAAGCGGCCAGAATAGCTCACACGGTTGGTAAGAAGAAGAGGATCGAGATACTTAAGAGGGCCCAAGAGTTGGGTATCAAGGTGCTTAACCCCCAGCTGTGA
- a CDS encoding 50S ribosomal protein L6, with protein sequence MPVDAWVREEIEIPEGVEVSVQGNTVKVKGPKGEVERELFWPGVKIFVEGGKVVIYKDFPRRKDVAIVRTFKAHINNMIKGVTEGFTYKLKVVYSHFPITVKVQGDEVIIENFLGEKAPRRAKILPGVTVKVKGQEIIVEGIDKEAVGQTAANIEQATRITKWDRRVFQDGIYIVEKAGKPITF encoded by the coding sequence ATGCCAGTTGATGCATGGGTGAGGGAAGAGATAGAAATCCCAGAGGGCGTAGAAGTTAGCGTTCAAGGTAACACCGTTAAGGTTAAGGGGCCGAAGGGAGAGGTCGAGCGGGAGCTATTTTGGCCAGGGGTTAAGATATTCGTGGAAGGCGGTAAGGTCGTGATTTACAAGGACTTCCCCAGGAGAAAGGATGTGGCGATAGTTAGAACGTTCAAGGCACACATAAACAACATGATAAAGGGGGTTACCGAGGGATTCACGTACAAGTTGAAGGTAGTTTACAGTCACTTCCCAATAACGGTTAAGGTTCAAGGGGACGAAGTCATTATAGAGAACTTCCTGGGTGAAAAAGCTCCAAGGAGGGCCAAGATACTCCCTGGAGTTACCGTGAAGGTTAAGGGACAGGAAATCATAGTTGAGGGAATAGACAAAGAGGCCGTAGGTCAAACGGCAGCAAACATCGAACAAGCGACAAGAATCACAAAGTGGGATAGGAGAGTCTTCCAGGATGGTATTTACATAGTTGAGAAGGCTGGAAAGCCCATAACGTTCTGA
- a CDS encoding 30S ribosomal protein S8, translated as MTLLDPLANALSHITNSERVGKREVYIKPASKLIGEVLRVMQKYGYIGEFEFIDDGRAGVYRVQLLGKINKAGAIKPRFPVKARDYERWEKRFLPAFEFGILIVSTSQGVMSHKEAREKGIGGRLIAYVY; from the coding sequence ATGACGTTGTTAGATCCACTTGCAAACGCTCTCTCTCACATAACCAACAGCGAGAGGGTTGGAAAGAGAGAGGTCTACATAAAGCCTGCGTCAAAGCTCATCGGCGAAGTACTCAGGGTCATGCAGAAGTACGGGTACATAGGGGAGTTTGAGTTCATCGATGACGGCAGGGCGGGAGTTTATAGGGTGCAACTACTAGGCAAAATAAACAAGGCCGGCGCAATAAAGCCGAGATTCCCAGTTAAGGCCAGGGACTATGAAAGGTGGGAAAAGAGATTCCTACCAGCCTTCGAGTTTGGTATCCTAATAGTTTCAACATCTCAAGGTGTTATGAGCCACAAAGAGGCTAGAGAAAAGGGAATTGGGGGAAGATTGATAGCTTACGTCTACTGA
- a CDS encoding 50S ribosomal protein L23, with protein sequence MDPYKVIIRPVITDKAISLIEKENKLTFIVDRRATKQDIKRAIEEIFNVKVEKVNTLITPKGEKKAYVKLKPEYSASEIAARLGLF encoded by the coding sequence ATGGATCCGTACAAGGTTATAATTAGACCAGTTATCACGGATAAGGCCATCTCACTAATTGAAAAGGAGAACAAACTAACGTTCATAGTTGATAGGAGGGCTACCAAGCAAGACATAAAGAGGGCAATTGAGGAGATATTCAACGTTAAGGTTGAGAAGGTGAATACCCTAATAACACCAAAAGGGGAGAAGAAGGCTTACGTTAAGTTGAAGCCCGAATATAGCGCGAGTGAAATAGCCGCTAGGTTAGGATTATTCTGA
- a CDS encoding 50S ribosomal protein L19e, whose amino-acid sequence MKTLKMQRRVAAELLKCGENRIWIDPERVDDVASAITREDIRRLIKEGVIKKKPVKGQSRYRARIRHEQKKKGRHRGPGSRKGKKTARMGKKELWIKTIRALRKELRKLKEQKKIDRRTYRMLYIRAKGGQFKSKHQLYMFLEEHNLLKKR is encoded by the coding sequence ATGAAAACCCTAAAGATGCAAAGGAGAGTTGCCGCCGAGTTACTAAAGTGTGGCGAGAATAGGATATGGATAGATCCAGAGAGGGTTGATGACGTTGCCTCGGCTATAACAAGGGAAGACATTAGGAGGCTCATAAAGGAAGGGGTCATAAAGAAAAAGCCCGTAAAAGGTCAGAGCAGATACAGGGCCAGAATTAGACATGAACAGAAAAAGAAGGGTAGGCACAGGGGGCCGGGAAGCAGGAAGGGTAAGAAGACAGCTAGGATGGGTAAGAAGGAGCTTTGGATCAAGACGATAAGGGCCCTAAGAAAGGAACTAAGGAAGCTTAAGGAGCAGAAGAAGATAGACAGGAGAACCTATAGAATGCTGTACATAAGAGCAAAAGGTGGTCAGTTCAAGAGCAAGCACCAGCTCTACATGTTCCTAGAGGAGCACAACCTTCTAAAGAAGAGGTAA
- a CDS encoding 30S ribosomal protein S14 encodes MAKADYNKRKPRKFGKGARRCIRCGQYGPIIRIHGLMLCRHCFREVAPKLGFRKYE; translated from the coding sequence ATGGCCAAGGCCGATTACAACAAGAGGAAGCCCAGAAAATTTGGAAAGGGAGCGAGAAGGTGTATTAGGTGCGGACAATATGGGCCGATAATTAGGATTCACGGCCTTATGCTGTGTAGGCACTGCTTTAGAGAGGTAGCTCCCAAGTTGGGCTTTAGGAAGTACGAGTGA
- the rpsE gene encoding 30S ribosomal protein S5, with the protein MSQEWKEYAKRVLDEWQPKTKLGMLVKEGQITDIHEIFRKGYQIKEPEIIDVLLPEVNARENQEILDIALTVRMTDSGRRVRFRVLAAVGNRDGYVGLGIGHGREVGIAIRKAINYAKLNIIEIKRGCGSWECRCRRPHSVPFTVEGKEGSVRVKLIPGPRGLGLVIGDVGKKILRLAGIQDVWSQTLGETRTTVNFAKAVFNALYNTNKVVVTPEMIERYGIVVGRAMPASFTLE; encoded by the coding sequence ATGAGCCAAGAGTGGAAGGAATACGCTAAGAGGGTTTTAGATGAGTGGCAGCCAAAGACGAAGCTTGGTATGCTCGTTAAAGAGGGACAAATAACTGACATTCATGAGATATTTAGGAAGGGGTACCAAATAAAGGAGCCCGAGATAATAGACGTCTTACTACCAGAAGTTAACGCTAGGGAAAACCAAGAAATCCTAGACATCGCGCTGACCGTTAGAATGACTGACAGCGGTAGAAGAGTTAGGTTTAGGGTGCTCGCCGCAGTTGGAAACAGGGACGGTTACGTTGGACTTGGAATAGGTCACGGAAGAGAAGTCGGGATTGCAATAAGGAAGGCCATTAATTACGCTAAACTCAATATAATCGAGATAAAGAGAGGATGTGGTTCCTGGGAGTGCAGGTGTAGAAGACCACACTCAGTTCCATTCACAGTTGAAGGAAAGGAAGGCAGCGTTAGGGTCAAGCTTATTCCAGGGCCAAGAGGTCTCGGCTTAGTTATAGGTGACGTCGGAAAGAAGATACTCAGATTGGCAGGAATTCAAGACGTTTGGTCCCAGACACTTGGTGAGACTAGGACAACGGTTAACTTCGCCAAAGCAGTGTTTAACGCCCTATACAACACCAACAAAGTCGTGGTAACCCCTGAGATGATCGAGAGATACGGAATAGTCGTTGGAAGGGCAATGCCCGCTAGCTTTACGCTAGAGTGA
- a CDS encoding 50S ribosomal protein L5 has protein sequence MAITIPNREEILADWEAHPMRKPRIEKVTINIGVGESGERLTKAEIMLERLTGQKPIRRKAKKTNRDFGIRRGEPIAVKVTLRGPKAYEMLKRLLAAVDNRLKASSFDEHGNVCFGIDEHINIPGVEYDPEIGIFGMDVCVTLERPGFRVARRKRKRAKIPTRHKLTKEEGMVYMMEEFGVEIVEEEG, from the coding sequence ATGGCAATAACGATACCAAACAGGGAAGAGATCTTAGCAGATTGGGAAGCTCACCCCATGAGAAAGCCAAGAATCGAAAAGGTAACAATAAACATTGGTGTTGGTGAGAGCGGTGAGAGATTAACAAAAGCTGAAATAATGCTCGAGAGGTTAACCGGCCAAAAACCCATCAGGAGAAAAGCAAAGAAGACGAACAGGGACTTTGGAATCAGAAGAGGTGAGCCAATAGCTGTAAAAGTTACCCTAAGAGGTCCAAAGGCTTATGAGATGCTGAAGAGATTACTAGCGGCTGTGGATAACAGATTGAAGGCTTCAAGCTTTGACGAACACGGTAACGTCTGCTTTGGAATAGATGAACACATTAACATCCCTGGGGTTGAATACGATCCAGAGATTGGAATATTTGGTATGGACGTCTGTGTTACCCTTGAGAGGCCAGGTTTTAGGGTAGCAAGGAGGAAGAGGAAGAGGGCTAAGATACCGACGAGGCACAAGCTCACAAAGGAAGAGGGTATGGTGTACATGATGGAAGAGTTTGGGGTTGAGATCGTTGAAGAGGAGGGATGA
- the rnp1 gene encoding ribonuclease P protein component 1 yields MRRNGKERKDRTSGGSQRPYQEIVGRTWIFRGSHRGRVTKRNIIWHELIGLKVRVVNSMHPGFVGIEGYVVDETRNMLVIVGDKVWKVPKDVCIFEFETEDGAKIKIPGERLVGRPEMRLKKRWRKW; encoded by the coding sequence ATGCGGAGGAACGGCAAAGAACGGAAGGATAGAACTTCAGGGGGATCACAGAGACCGTATCAAGAAATTGTTGGCAGAACTTGGATTTTCAGAGGATCTCATAGAGGTAGAGTAACCAAGAGAAACATAATCTGGCACGAGCTCATAGGCCTGAAAGTTAGGGTAGTTAACTCTATGCATCCAGGATTCGTCGGAATTGAGGGATACGTAGTTGATGAGACCAGAAATATGCTGGTGATAGTTGGAGATAAGGTGTGGAAAGTTCCCAAGGATGTTTGCATATTTGAGTTTGAGACTGAAGATGGCGCAAAGATTAAAATACCTGGGGAAAGATTGGTTGGCAGGCCTGAGATGAGACTGAAAAAGAGGTGGAGAAAATGGTGA
- the rpsS gene encoding 30S ribosomal protein S19: MARKEFRYRGYTLEQLMNMSLEELAKLLPARQRRSLKRGLTPEQKKLLRKIRLAKKGKYNKPIRTHCRDMIVLPEMVGLTIYVHNGKEFVPVEIKPEMIGHYLGEFAPTRKRVQHGAPGIGATRSSMFVAVK, from the coding sequence ATGGCGAGGAAGGAGTTTAGATATCGCGGTTATACGCTTGAGCAGTTGATGAATATGTCCCTTGAGGAGTTAGCAAAGTTGCTTCCTGCTAGACAGAGGAGAAGCCTAAAGAGAGGCCTAACCCCAGAGCAGAAGAAGCTCTTAAGGAAGATAAGGTTAGCGAAGAAGGGCAAGTACAACAAGCCGATTAGAACACACTGCAGGGACATGATAGTCCTACCAGAGATGGTCGGACTGACCATATACGTTCACAACGGAAAGGAATTCGTTCCAGTAGAGATAAAGCCAGAGATGATTGGACACTACCTAGGAGAGTTCGCCCCAACAAGAAAGAGGGTCCAGCACGGAGCTCCTGGTATCGGTGCTACGAGGTCTTCGATGTTCGTTGCGGTCAAGTGA
- a CDS encoding 30S ribosomal protein S4e, with protein sequence MARKGPKRHLKRLAAPTSWYIERKAYKWAVRPRPGPHNMRTSIPLLYIVRDYLGYAKTAREARKILNEGKFLVDGRVRKDYKFPVGIMDVVSIPETGEHYRVLPNRIGKLILHPISEEEANIKPLRIRNKRMVKGAKIQLNFHDGTNHLIPLSEKDNYFTSYTVLMKVPEREILEVLPFEKGAYVFVTQGKNVARKGRIVEIKKFPMGWPDVVTIEDEEGELFDTLKEYAFVVGRDKPRISLP encoded by the coding sequence ATGGCGAGAAAAGGTCCAAAGAGGCATCTTAAGAGGCTTGCTGCTCCCACATCATGGTACATTGAGAGGAAGGCTTACAAGTGGGCCGTAAGGCCAAGGCCAGGCCCACACAACATGAGGACTTCGATTCCACTACTGTATATAGTTAGGGACTACCTAGGCTACGCTAAAACGGCTAGAGAAGCTAGGAAGATACTCAACGAGGGCAAGTTCCTCGTGGATGGAAGGGTCAGGAAGGATTACAAGTTCCCGGTCGGAATCATGGATGTAGTTTCGATCCCAGAGACCGGAGAGCACTACAGGGTGCTACCAAACAGAATTGGAAAGCTAATTCTTCATCCGATAAGCGAGGAAGAGGCCAACATCAAGCCACTCAGAATAAGGAACAAGAGGATGGTCAAGGGAGCAAAGATACAGCTCAATTTCCACGATGGAACGAACCATTTGATACCGCTTAGCGAGAAGGATAACTACTTCACATCATACACGGTCCTCATGAAGGTCCCCGAGAGGGAGATACTTGAGGTCCTACCGTTCGAGAAGGGAGCCTATGTCTTCGTTACCCAAGGTAAGAACGTGGCTAGAAAGGGAAGGATAGTCGAAATTAAGAAGTTCCCAATGGGCTGGCCAGACGTAGTTACTATAGAAGATGAAGAGGGAGAGCTCTTCGACACTTTGAAAGAGTACGCCTTCGTAGTTGGCAGGGACAAGCCGAGGATATCATTACCGTGA
- the rpsC gene encoding 30S ribosomal protein S3, translating to MAIERYFIREAVKEMLIDEFLEKELRRAGYGGLDIKKTPLGTKVIIFAANPGYVIGRGGRRIRELTRILERQFGLENPQIDVQEIKNPYLNAKVQAVRIAQALERGIHFRRAAYAAMRAIMSNGARGVEIRISGKLTGERAKSVRFYQGYLAKVGNPAETLVSKGYAQALLKLGVIGVKVAIMPPDARLPDEIEIIEKPVEEEVSSNEAE from the coding sequence ATGGCAATTGAGAGGTACTTCATCCGCGAGGCCGTTAAGGAAATGCTCATCGATGAGTTCCTCGAGAAGGAACTTAGAAGGGCTGGTTATGGTGGCCTAGACATAAAGAAGACTCCCCTGGGGACTAAGGTAATAATCTTTGCAGCTAACCCAGGTTACGTAATCGGTAGGGGCGGAAGGAGAATAAGGGAGCTAACCAGAATACTTGAGAGGCAGTTTGGCTTAGAGAACCCACAGATAGATGTTCAAGAGATAAAGAATCCCTACCTCAATGCCAAGGTTCAAGCTGTTAGGATAGCCCAAGCCCTAGAGAGAGGTATTCACTTTAGGAGAGCAGCTTATGCAGCTATGAGGGCAATAATGAGCAACGGTGCTAGAGGAGTTGAGATCAGGATAAGCGGGAAGCTAACTGGAGAGAGAGCAAAGAGCGTTCGCTTTTACCAGGGATACCTAGCTAAGGTAGGTAACCCAGCAGAGACCTTGGTTAGCAAGGGTTATGCCCAAGCGCTACTCAAGCTAGGTGTGATTGGAGTTAAAGTTGCCATAATGCCCCCAGACGCTAGGTTACCAGATGAGATAGAGATAATCGAGAAACCTGTGGAGGAAGAGGTGAGCTCCAATGAAGCCGAGTGA
- a CDS encoding 50S ribosomal protein L30, which produces MAKLAVIRIRGRVNVKRPVRDTLAMLRLHRVNHCVIVDDTPSYLGMLQKAKDYITWGEINAETLAKLIRKRGRLIGNKPVTDEYVKEKLGMTIEEFAQKVINGEMSLKDLPNLKPVFRLHPPRGGFRGSKKRSFKEGGALGYRGEKINDLIERML; this is translated from the coding sequence ATGGCAAAGCTTGCAGTGATAAGAATCAGGGGTAGGGTTAACGTCAAAAGGCCAGTTAGAGACACGCTCGCAATGCTTAGACTACACAGGGTCAACCACTGTGTGATCGTTGACGACACTCCAAGCTACTTGGGCATGCTCCAGAAGGCTAAGGATTACATAACCTGGGGTGAGATTAACGCAGAGACCCTCGCTAAGTTGATAAGAAAGCGTGGAAGGTTGATAGGGAACAAGCCAGTTACAGATGAGTACGTCAAAGAGAAGCTCGGCATGACGATAGAGGAATTCGCACAGAAGGTCATAAATGGTGAGATGAGTCTCAAGGATCTACCGAATCTAAAGCCAGTCTTCAGGCTCCACCCCCCAAGGGGAGGGTTCAGGGGAAGTAAGAAGAGATCATTCAAAGAGGGAGGAGCCCTTGGGTATAGAGGCGAGAAGATAAATGACCTCATTGAGAGAATGCTCTGA
- the rpmC gene encoding 50S ribosomal protein L29 — MKPSEIREMSIEEIDAKIRELRLQLAKERGMLTMGTSLENPMVIRNLRRDIARLLTIKREKLREMRKK; from the coding sequence ATGAAGCCGAGTGAAATTAGGGAGATGAGCATTGAGGAGATCGATGCTAAAATTAGAGAGCTAAGGCTTCAACTTGCTAAAGAAAGGGGAATGCTTACCATGGGTACCTCTCTCGAAAATCCTATGGTTATTAGGAATTTGAGAAGGGATATAGCCCGCCTCCTTACCATAAAGAGGGAAAAATTGAGGGAAATGCGCAAAAAGTGA
- a CDS encoding 50S ribosomal protein L18: protein MAHGPRYRVPFRRRREGKTNYRKRLKLLKSGKPRLVVRKSLNHHIAQIIVYDPKGDRTLVSAHTRELIRDFGWKGHCGNTPSAYLLGLLIGYKAKKAGIEEAILDIGLHPPVRGSSVFAVLKGAVDAGLNVPHSPEIFPEDYRIRGEHIAEYARMLKEQDEEKFRRQFGGYLEKGLDPEKLPEHFDEVKARIIEKFESEGARE, encoded by the coding sequence ATGGCACACGGGCCAAGGTATAGGGTTCCTTTCAGGAGGAGGAGAGAGGGAAAGACGAACTACAGGAAGAGGCTCAAGCTCCTCAAATCAGGTAAACCAAGGCTAGTGGTTAGGAAGAGCCTAAACCACCACATAGCTCAAATTATAGTGTACGACCCCAAGGGGGATAGGACCCTAGTTTCAGCCCACACAAGAGAGCTAATCAGGGACTTTGGCTGGAAGGGTCACTGCGGAAACACTCCAAGCGCTTACCTACTTGGTCTCCTCATTGGGTATAAGGCGAAGAAGGCTGGAATAGAGGAGGCAATACTTGACATAGGCCTACACCCACCAGTAAGGGGAAGCTCAGTGTTCGCAGTATTGAAGGGTGCAGTAGACGCTGGGTTGAACGTTCCTCACAGCCCAGAGATCTTTCCTGAAGACTACAGGATTAGAGGCGAGCACATAGCTGAGTACGCTAGAATGCTAAAGGAGCAGGATGAGGAGAAGTTTAGGAGGCAATTTGGAGGCTACCTTGAGAAGGGATTAGATCCTGAAAAGCTTCCCGAGCATTTTGATGAAGTTAAGGCGAGAATAATTGAGAAGTTTGAAAGTGAGGGGGCGAGAGAATGA
- a CDS encoding 50S ribosomal protein L14: protein MAKKGAGATRGITPVRPTRAIPVGAYLTVADNSGAKVIQVIGVVEYHGTRRRLASAGVGDMVVATVKKGRPDMRHQVVRAVIIRQRKEYRRLDGMRIKFEDNAAVIVTPEGVPRGTEIRGPVAREAAERWVRIGSIASIIV, encoded by the coding sequence ATGGCGAAGAAGGGTGCTGGTGCAACAAGGGGGATAACACCTGTAAGGCCAACTAGGGCTATCCCAGTTGGTGCCTACTTAACGGTAGCGGATAACAGCGGAGCTAAGGTTATCCAAGTCATCGGCGTCGTTGAGTACCATGGAACTAGGAGAAGGCTTGCATCTGCTGGCGTTGGAGATATGGTGGTTGCTACCGTTAAGAAGGGAAGGCCAGATATGAGGCATCAGGTAGTTAGGGCAGTAATAATCAGACAAAGAAAGGAGTACAGGAGATTAGACGGTATGAGAATAAAGTTCGAAGACAACGCCGCAGTTATAGTAACTCCAGAAGGAGTTCCAAGGGGAACCGAGATAAGAGGGCCTGTGGCTAGAGAAGCAGCTGAGAGATGGGTTAGAATTGGGAGTATAGCGAGTATAATCGTGTGA
- the rplV gene encoding 50S ribosomal protein L22, with translation MGRRFDYSFQNFDPERMARASGRDLRISPKLAVEVCRELRGMMLNDALRYLDDVIALRRPVPLKRYNDSQGHKPGKGFGPGRYPVKVAKAIKKVLLNAQNNAKQKGLDPDKLRIIHIAAHRGPVLRGWYPRAFGRPTPFNEQTTHIEVVVEEVRR, from the coding sequence ATGGGCAGGCGCTTCGATTACTCTTTCCAAAATTTTGACCCAGAAAGAATGGCAAGGGCTAGTGGGAGAGATCTAAGAATATCTCCAAAGCTCGCAGTCGAAGTGTGCAGGGAGCTTAGAGGAATGATGCTAAATGATGCACTAAGGTATCTAGACGATGTAATAGCTCTAAGAAGGCCAGTTCCGCTTAAGAGGTACAATGACAGCCAAGGTCACAAACCTGGAAAGGGCTTCGGCCCAGGAAGATATCCAGTTAAGGTCGCGAAGGCTATAAAGAAAGTCCTACTCAACGCTCAGAACAATGCGAAGCAGAAGGGTTTAGATCCAGACAAGCTTAGGATAATCCACATAGCTGCACATAGAGGACCAGTCCTCAGGGGATGGTATCCCAGGGCATTTGGTAGGCCCACTCCATTTAACGAGCAGACTACTCACATAGAAGTTGTTGTTGAGGAAGTTAGGAGGTGA
- the rplX gene encoding 50S ribosomal protein L24, with protein sequence MRLNSKQPRKQRKFLYNAPLHLRQKMMAAPLSKELREKYKIRNLPVRVGDKVRIMRGDFKGHEGKVVEVDLKRYRIYVEGATLRKTNGTEVFYPIHPSNVMIIELNLDDERRKKIIERRAG encoded by the coding sequence ATGAGGTTAAATTCCAAGCAACCGAGGAAACAGAGAAAGTTCCTATATAACGCTCCCCTACATTTAAGGCAGAAGATGATGGCCGCTCCCCTTAGCAAGGAGCTAAGGGAGAAGTACAAGATTAGGAACCTACCCGTTAGGGTTGGGGACAAGGTCAGGATAATGAGGGGAGACTTCAAGGGGCACGAAGGGAAGGTCGTCGAAGTTGATCTTAAGAGGTATAGGATTTACGTCGAGGGTGCGACCCTTAGAAAGACGAACGGAACCGAAGTTTTCTATCCAATTCACCCCTCAAATGTGATGATAATTGAGCTTAATCTCGACGATGAGAGAAGGAAAAAGATAATTGAGAGGAGGGCTGGATAA
- a CDS encoding 50S ribosomal protein L2, protein MGKSLIQQRRGKGSPTFRSPSHRFRGAVKYIPLNYTQDKTLRGVVEEIMHDPGRTAPVARVRFENGMEKLIIAPEGLLVGQEIYIGPDAPIAIGNTLPLAKIPEGTYVYNIEGIPGDGGKYVRAGGTYALVVSREKDKVIVQLPSGELKAFNPNCRATIGVVAGGGRLEKPLVKAGKAYYKYKARNRFWPTPRGVKMNAVNHPFGGKEHHPGKPTTTSRRAPPGRKVGHIAARRTGRRK, encoded by the coding sequence ATGGGTAAGAGCCTAATCCAACAGAGGAGAGGTAAGGGAAGCCCAACCTTTAGGTCACCCTCACACAGGTTTAGGGGAGCCGTTAAGTACATCCCCCTAAACTACACCCAGGACAAGACCCTTAGAGGTGTCGTTGAAGAAATAATGCACGATCCAGGAAGAACGGCTCCGGTTGCAAGGGTTAGATTTGAGAACGGTATGGAAAAACTGATAATAGCTCCTGAAGGATTGCTCGTCGGTCAAGAAATTTACATCGGTCCAGATGCACCCATAGCTATAGGCAACACCCTTCCACTAGCGAAGATCCCGGAGGGAACTTACGTTTACAACATCGAGGGAATTCCGGGCGACGGTGGAAAGTACGTAAGGGCTGGAGGAACGTACGCTCTTGTCGTCTCAAGGGAGAAGGACAAGGTCATAGTTCAGCTCCCAAGCGGTGAGCTTAAAGCGTTCAATCCAAATTGTAGAGCTACAATCGGAGTAGTTGCCGGTGGTGGAAGGTTAGAGAAACCATTAGTAAAGGCTGGTAAAGCCTACTACAAGTACAAAGCTAGAAACAGGTTCTGGCCAACGCCAAGAGGTGTTAAGATGAACGCAGTTAATCACCCATTCGGTGGTAAGGAGCACCACCCAGGTAAGCCAACTACAACCTCAAGGAGGGCTCCCCCAGGAAGGAAGGTTGGTCATATCGCCGCGAGGAGAACTGGTAGGAGGAAGTGA
- a CDS encoding 30S ribosomal protein S17 — protein MVRDIGLRIQPPAEKCDDPKCPWHGHLKIHGRVFEGIVVSDKPRKTVTVERQYYHYLKKYERYELRRSRIHAHNPPCINAKVGDRVLIAETRPLSKTKHFVVVAVLERAEERR, from the coding sequence ATGGTGAGAGACATCGGGTTGAGAATTCAACCTCCCGCTGAGAAGTGTGATGATCCCAAGTGTCCCTGGCATGGGCATCTTAAGATACACGGTAGGGTCTTCGAAGGGATAGTGGTTAGTGACAAGCCCAGAAAGACCGTCACGGTCGAGAGGCAGTACTACCACTACCTCAAAAAGTACGAGAGGTATGAGCTTAGAAGGAGTAGAATCCACGCCCACAATCCTCCCTGCATAAATGCAAAGGTCGGAGACAGGGTTCTAATTGCCGAAACTAGGCCACTTAGCAAGACTAAGCACTTCGTCGTAGTAGCTGTACTAGAGAGGGCTGAGGAGAGGAGGTGA